The proteins below come from a single Garra rufa chromosome 3, GarRuf1.0, whole genome shotgun sequence genomic window:
- the rerglb gene encoding RERG/RAS-like b, giving the protein MNDIKLALLGSEGAGKSAVLVRFLTKRFIGEYASNTNSLYHKRFSIDGRQLNLEVFDPCSQSEESRCILEEPLDWADGFVVVYTISDRRSFLNAKNILAQIKESRRETCKGEVPICLVGNKQDLCHSRQVSEEEARFLAQENKCLFQEVSAAENYLEISNLFTKLIRHVMEQLKHRGDRRRYSGSKSMAKLINNVFGKRRKSV; this is encoded by the exons ATGAATGACATCAAACTGGCCCTGCTGGGCAGTGAGGGAGCAGGCAAATCTG CGGTTTTGGTGAGATTCTTGACCAAGCGATTCATAGGAGAATATGCGTCAAATACCA ACTCCTTATACCATAAAAGGTTCTCCATTGATGGAAGACAGTTGAACTTGGAAGTTTTTGATCCATGCTCACAG AGTGAAGAAAGCAGATGTATCCTGGAGGAACCATTAGACTGGGCTGATGGCTTTGTGGTGGTTTACACCATCAGCGACCGTAGGTCCTTCCTAAATGCCAAAAACATCCTGGCCCAGATCAAAGAGAGCCGTCGAGAGACCTGTAAAGG GGAGGTTCCCATCTGTCTGGTGGGTAACAAGCAGGACCTCTGCCACAGTCGTCAAGTGAGCGAAGAGGAGGCCCGCTTTTTGGCCCAAGAGAACAAATGCCTCTTCCAGGAGGTTTCAGCGGCTGAGAACTACCTGGAGATCTCCAACCTCTTCACAAAGCTCATCCGCCATGTGATGGAGCAGCTTAAGCATCGAGGCGACCGGAGGCGGTACAGTGGCTCCAAATCCATGGCCAAGCTCATTAACAATGTCTTTGGCAAAAGGAGAAAGTCGGTTTGA